Proteins encoded in a region of the Vicia villosa cultivar HV-30 ecotype Madison, WI linkage group LG5, Vvil1.0, whole genome shotgun sequence genome:
- the LOC131602517 gene encoding vesicle-associated membrane protein 721-like yields the protein MGQNQRSLIYAFVSRGSVLLSEYTEFSGNFNSIAFQCLQKLPASNNKFTYNCDGHTFNYLVDNGYTYCVVADESVGRQVPVAFLERVKDDFVAKYGGGKASTAAPNSLNKEFGPKLKEHMQYCVDHPEEVSKLAKVKAQVSEVKGVMMENIEKVLDRGEKIELLVDKTENLHHQAQDFRNSGTKIRRKMWLQNMKIKLIVLAILIALILVIVLPIVLRNK from the exons ATGGGACAGAATCAAAGATCTCTGATCTACGCGTTCGTTTCTCGAGGAAGCGTTCTTCTCTCCGAGTACACCGAATTCAGCGGAAATTTCAATTCCATCGCGTTTCAGTGCCTTCAGAAGCTTCCAGCTTCTAACAACAAATTCACCTACAACTGTGATGGCCACACCTTCAATTACCTCGTCGATAATGGATACA CTTATTGTGTTGTTGCGGATGAATCGGTTGGAAGACAAGTGCCTGTGGCTTTTCTGGAGCGTGTGAAGGATGATTTTGTTGCGAAATATGGTGGTGGGAAGGCTTCTACAGCTGCACCTAACAGTCTTAATAAGGAATTTGG GCCTAAGTTGAAGGAACATATGCAGTACTGTGTTGATCATCCTGAGGAGGTGAGCAAGCTTGCTAAGGTGAAAGCTCAGGTTTCTGAAGTCAAAGGTGTCATGATGGAGAATATTGAAAAG GTTCTGGACAGGGGGGAAAAGATAGAGCTTTTGGTTGACAAGACTGAGAACCTTCATCACCAG GCACAAGACTTCAGGAACTCAGGGACCAAAATCCGCAGAAAAATGTGGCTTCAAAATATGAAGATAAAGCTGATTGTACTGGCAATTTTGATAGCCTTGATCCTCGTAATTGTCCTCCCAATCGTTCTTCGGAATAAATAA